TACcctgctgatgtgcccaggaggcTGAGGAGACACTGGTAGCTGGGTGGAAGCTGCAGTGAAGGCACCTGAGGAACCTTTTCTCACTTTTGTCTGTGGAACAGAACCTCCTCAGAGGTGGAGGCAGAGGCGGGTCCCTCcacactgagcagcacagaggtcTCACTGCCcactccctcccttccctgacCCTATGTagtcctcccagctctgcttgctTTCAAATATGTCCATTGCCATCTGACAGAACTTTCTAGTTCTACTGGTTGGAGCAGCTGTTCCTGCTCTTGCTTTCCAGGTTTTGACCAATAGCAGATATCACTGTTGACTTCtagtagaaaaatgcaaaaatattttaaagaaatgaagtAAGCATTGAGTTGCAAGCTGGTGTGAGTTTCACTGTTACAAGGAAAAAGGCAGGACATGCAGGGTAAAAATAACACTCAGAAGTCAGCATTATGGATTTTGCTAGTCCAAGGAGCTATGTGTTTTGCTTACCTTTAAGTGTAAACTCCTAATGTTTGCTTCCTAAAAAATGTACATTAAAGAAGGTGACATCATGGACAAGCATGAGGTTCCTTACAAATAAGCCTGAATTTTATCTCCAGCTGTTACTTCTATTTGAATTTGCAAGcatccctttcccttctttgttAAGGTCTCTTTGGACCAGGTTTTTTGCACCTGTTTTAATATGCCTCTGTCTTTTTTgggtttgcttcttttttgttgtttttcttctcatgcCAGAAGAATCCCACTTTTCTGTTGTCAAGGGTTGTGCTACAGGCCAGTAACATCTAGGCCACAACCCTATGGACTTATATGGCCATGCCATGTGACATGGTACACAGAGCCTGGATATCCTGTGGACCAGTTCTGAGAGTGAATTTCTTTTGTTGATGTTTTACAATTGTGGATTTGATTAAAATTCTTAGTGTTGTGAATGTAGAGCTAGGCTTTATCTTTGGTAATGAATGCTGTGGTGTTGTATGGGTTTGCAGTACTTAGGCATTGCATTTACTTTTGACAGCTGCAATAACACTTTCTCATTAACTATCTTCTGAAATCTCATTTCATGATGTCACAAAGTTACTACTTTCAGCTCACCAATATAACCCAAGTCCCTACTACAGCATAACTCAAAAGATTGCTGTAAAAATGTACTATCTCTTGGTTTTTCAGTAGGTGAATAGGAATAAAATTATGAGCCTTTAAactaaataataattttttccttgtagCCTGAGATCTGTTCAATCAATAATCTTTCTGCTAACTCTGGGGAGAATTTTAGTTGCCTccataaaatgttttaattatttaaaatcataaaatataaGTAGGCACAATTTGCTTGGAACTCATTAGGGAAATATATGAATAAGAAGAAAAGATAATGTTTTCATCTGCATTAATTTAAAGCAGTCTCTAAAATACGAAATCTAATCCTGGGAAGCAGTGACTTATCAGCAATGTTTACTTTTCTTATAATAGGAGTAAATATTAAAGCAGCTAGTTATGTGCTTATCCCTACAGTACTGCACTGAGCcaaaaaggaagataaataaCTTGTCTGAAATCCCACATTAATTTCCCTCTTTTGCAGGTTTTATGTTTGttcatttcctttttcaaaacattgcttttaaaattattataaaacaGGTGACTTGGAAACCATGAGTAGCTGCAAATGCATGAGACCAATTTGTGTGTGATTAGAATTATGCAGAGGTAATGCTTTATACTTGGCAGAGCCTTTCATCTCAGTGCAAATCACAGGCACAAcatgcagcagcagagaaatgcCACAGCCCCGGCATAGGGCTTGGCAgaccagagagcagagcaacTCATGGGCGAGGAAAGAAAATGATTCTTTAAGTTTCTCTGAAGAAACTTCAGTGCTCACTGTTGCAGGAAATGCTCATTTGCAGGACTTAGGTGTGCAAAAGAGGGAAGAATCGGCTTTGTCATTTCCTTGCTCAGTACTTGTCTGGGATGTCATCAGCAATTCTTCCCCAAAAGATGCTGCTTCTTTCCACATTTTCATTCTGGGAAGGACCTCATACTGCTTCCTCTCCAGTTAAAATGAAATGAGCAGTAAAATCAAATGTGCTGCAAACCTTTCAGAGATGGGCccagatcttttttttttgtggggggaGCTTGTAGTTTATTTGAATGTGTTGATCTAGCTGTTGTTTGGAAGAAAGGGTAGAGCTGCTCAGCATGGTCACATTCCTCAAGGTGAGGAGGTGCCAGGGATGGAGTAGAAGACCTGTGCAGTTTCAGTAGATGGGAACGATAAAACCAAGCAGTATTAATTCTTCACTAGTAGGGTGTTGTAGTTTAATCCCAGGTTGGCAActaagccccacacagctgctcactcaccaCCTCTGCTGGGATGGGGAGCAAATTAGAAGGGTAAAAGAAtacttgtgggttgagatgcagacagtttaataaaaaaaggagaagctgtgcatgcaagcaaaacaaaataaggaaCTTGTTCACCACTTCCCATCTGTAGTGTGAGTAGTAGCTCAGGCAAGTtatcctagttcagcaggtgggaccatttaacactgtgtgggggtgatcaaagctgaGTATTCTACCCcttctattcatttcccaagtacaatggaccattagcagcagctgcccagcctgagggggcataGCTGctatgggccatcaacagttcaacaacaCCTcatggctcccagagttaatcacccattgtgtgagtccctgccctgggggagggactgggtgctccctgagggtatgtaagtggtgggtaagaaggcCTGGGGAACCTCTCCTCgaatccagaggagcagcatgaccttgacaggaggagaccaccactctcgaccagactacagccatcacctgcaccaagaggtttttcacttccttttgctttggacttgggggaaccacgtgggtctcagcacaagggctaacaaaccccttcgggtttgtgccccaggacattgagttatactgctgggttttgtgaatTGAAAGCCGTtcccctttgtgtcagtgtatttattgtaatattattattaaattttagcctctgacttacaatctttcttgtggtgagttcatttcccctgctggttcacctttaaaccagcacacaagtGTATTACCTGAGAGGGGTGGGCAGACCTGTGAACTTCCATACATGATGTCTCCATTGGAGAGATATAAAGACTTGCATTGCATTATTAGGTGGTCCATTCTCATCACCTAATAAAAGCCTAAATTCCCATTGTCCCTATAAATTCCCCAAAGCCGATTCACCACTCGAATTAAACCATAATCGTATATTATCAGCAGTCACTTTATAGTAAGGTTGAAAGATTAAATGCAGTTAGTGGTGATGGATTCCAGATGCACAGGACAGAAGCCTGAGGAGAAGGCCAGCTTCTGAGCAACTACAAGACAGTGTAATGTATTCTAAATATTTGATTCAATTAAGCTTCCTTCTGCTCTTTGTTTCAGCTTACAGATGGCTCATCAATCTATAGTTTAGGGACACATTGCTATTCTTTCTAATGGTAATTAGGTGATCAGGATGGAGACAGGTTTGATGAAATGCTCACACTATGCTCTGCATATTTAAAAAGGAACAGAGTCCAAAGCAGAGGCAAAATGCTAACCTGCTGCTGCACCTGGCTTCAACCTCAGGCACTCATAGGTCTTCCCCTAGCACAGGTAATGGGGACTTTGCCAGTTCCCACCACTCAAGAACAGGAGTTTTTGAATTCATGAACTATGATTGTTTGTATTGGTTTTGATTGTTGCTAAACTGTTATTTGACAGTTTCTTGCAAAAATACTCATGATACCTGCCCATTTTTGGCTCAGTTTTACCAAGAGGGTTCTTACAACTTGGAAAGAGTAGCAAAACAGTTGCAGATCCTGTGATCAACCTTCCAGTGACTTCTGCATGTTTGCAAAAAGGCCATCTTGGTACTTTTAGGGCAGGGTATGTATTCTTAACAGCGTGTAGCTTACTCACGATTATCAGCTATAGCCCCTGAAAGCAGGAATATTTGAGAATACCTCAGCTGTGAAAGTGTcccatttttatgtttttaaaccCCTACGATTTTTTTGTTATCTACTGACAAAATTGTAAAGTAGAACGTGGCTAGAAGCTTTGCATGCAAATGTATAATTATCCTGTACATTCCTTTAGCCACTCCATCTGAGAGCTGTTATAGTCATTAAGAATTTAATAAGGTGTTATTTCTTTTATGCGTATAAGAAATTTGAGGCATGCAGAGGTTTGAAGCTCTAAGGGTAAAACTGCACTCGGGGAAAAGAAACTGGGCAAACTTTACCCTATTTAAATTCTCATTTAAGAGCCACACGCACCTAGTCCTGGCCTTCTCCCAGACATGGATTTTGCAGTCAGTCCTCAATGCAGCAAAGTACTTAAGCACATCCTGATACCCTTTGCTGAATCAGGGTTTTAAGTGGAAGTGACAGAAATAGAATTGATCTCAGTCATAACCTCACTCTGAAGCCATCAGGcaattcttcctttcttcactGTTCTCCCAGTGCAGTGTGCTAGGACAAGTGTCTGAGACAGGCAAGACCCATGCCATGAACACTAAGCCACCCAGCTGGAATTTCAAAAATAGGAGCCAACTACACAGTTGTAAAAATTCTGAGAACTTTGTCCAACAGTGCCTTGAGTCATTCAGGTGCATTATTTATGCAAATGGAAGAAGGATTCTCTTAGCTGTGACACAGCTTCCCTACAGAAGGTCAACAAATCTAAAGATCTCTTTCCTCTATATATATGGTACCCTTCTACTGTTACCAGTCCCCCCAAACAGTTACCAGTGAAGCTTTTGTCTGTACCATTTTACTTTTGGTTTCTTGTTTAATTAATTAGGTTTTATCTAGTAAAGATTTCAGGCTGAAGTTTTGTTACATgctgcctggggaagggaatTTTTGCTTGCAGTAATAATTTGAATAGCCAGTTAACATCTGTACTGCATCCTTATACAAACATAATCCTTCTGTAAACTTGCCACCAATGCTCTGTGCTTGCAGATTTCTAGGAAACTAGCACCTAGCAAGTTGCTTCTTTGTGGGCAAATGGGAGGgagaagtgttttgttttacttcttcTTCATCTGCTCTTCTCCTTCTGACTTCAAAAAATTCTACCTGCACTGATACTTAGGTTAAAGAAACCCAGTCCTTTTGCACAAAGGTTTCAGAAAGTGCAAATACtgtattataaatattttgcaaatactGTTTGTCCTTTGGCAAACTTTTAAAGAGAACTTTTTTTTGTCAGATGGTGTTTATTTGAGGCTTTTTATGTAGTAACCAAGGATAAAAAATGACTTTCAATATTCTTAGTTTGAGAATGCTAGCAATCACTTTGATGTCATTTcattaaaatctatttttctgTCATAACTATAAACATTAGTAAATTCCACTTTGCCTTTTGATTATTCTGCTACTCAAGAGCCTCTTTTAGGATAGAAAATTACTTTGTTGCATTGACTCACTTGGAACTCACACATTCTGTGGAGGGAGATTTTTTTCGACCACTGTCTTACAACAATGATTTCAAGTAACTTTGTTTTATTACAATTAAGAAATCACAGTAGATCtcaaaataaatctcttttctCTACTTAGGCGCCCTGAGGACTCTGCTGCTCTAAAGTCTGTTTTCCCAGGCTATGCTATCCAGTGGCAATATAGGATAAATTACCACCTTTGATACTGCTCCAACTGCATTTTTCCTCATGATCCTATGCTGCTTGTTACTTCCCATCTGCTGGACTTCCTCGAGTTACAGCTTGAATGCTAAGGTGACTCCATCCGCCATGGGGAGCATGCTGATACTGACGCGGGAATCTCTGAGCAGCTTCTCGTTGAGGCGGTGGATGCTCTGCACTGCCAAGTCATCCTTACTTGGTTTTAGCACCTTTCCACTAAAAAGGACctattgaaaaaagaaatgtgatgcACCTCATTTATTCCAGTATGGTCCTTGGACCACAAAGGAAGATTTGGAAAAAGTCCTGCATAATTTTTAgaacttatttattttatttcagaattctAATGGCTTCTGACATGGAACTCTCATTAGTAAGTGGGATTGGAGTCCACAGAATTTGCTAATTGTACTTCTACTATAGATCAGAAGCCAAAACAAAGATGTTGTTTAAacataggggtttttttaaagcctctATTCAGCTGCCACCATAACCCTAAAGGTGCCTGAAGTTTAACATCATCTGTTTCTAGTAAATGTTATCAATTAATAACTTATTGGTAGTTACTGATTAAAAGTACTACTTTTGATCTTGTGTAAGGACTGTACAAGGTACTGTACATTGTAATGTAAGTATGGTACAATGCACTAGAAGGCAAACCAGAATAATATAGAGTATTCTCTGTAGtgaattgcaaaaaaaaagtttaagttTCTGTTATCACAGACTGTTTATGTACTAACATAAATTTAACAAATCACTTTTTACTTAGTGTTTTATTCCTTGCTTATATTAGTGTTTTAAATAGCTTACTTTAGGTGTTTATGttgaatttgatttttctttgtataaCAAGGCACACAAGTTGCAACTGGCAGCCCAGTTGCAGGTCAGAAATCACTTTACTAGAATCCCactgtgactttttttcctttcccactgCCAAAAGCACTAACTCCCTGTGCTATTACCACTACAACTGCAGTACTTACATTATCAATGGCTATTATTCCCCCTTTCTTTACGAGGCGCAAACATTTTTCATAGTACTCATTGTAGCTTTCTTTATCCGCATCGATGAAAGCAAAGTCAAAGGTTTCTGCTTCTCCACTGGCCAACAGTTCATCTAGATGAGCAACAAAGTGAGTCATTACACCCTGGTTAATGCTGTGTAGGAGGACATAATCCATTTCTGTCAAAGTTCTCATTAAATGATGTTTTTTGTTGCCTTGACCAGACAGTCTATTCCTCTACAGGTAATTACTAGGAAAGTTTATCCCACAGAAACCAATCCTGACATGATGTATGCCATAAAATGTACAGTTACTGAGTTCTGCCTGCTTGGGAGTTCATGGAATAGCTCTGAACCTGCAGGGTTGGCTGGGACTGCTGCAAGGTGCAGTAAAACCAAGTCAAGCAGTTTGAAACTGGACACACACTACACCTTCAGCTGTTTTTGAGCCGACTGAGAACTGTTTTCTTGAGTGGATTAtaatttttcttacatttatgGACAGGTTGTTGAAAATTAAGTGCCATGACATGGGTCACGAACAAACCCTGTCAGAGATATTTGTCACAGCAAGACTGCTGTAAGTAGTCCCTCTCTGGGCCAAGGCAAgtgaaattcagttttaagtTCTCCTAAACAGACTTCTTGACCAAGAACTCCAAACTGCCAGTTGTGGAAGGCTGACTGCTGTCTCCCAAGGTTCTCTGCCACCTCTCTCACCAGCCCTTACCCTCTGTCAACAGAGCATTGTTTTTCCTGAAGCAATGCCTAGACAAAGCTGTTTGATAGACTTCAAGGACAGTGAATAGTAGCAATCTGCTTGTATTTGCCTCTTTGGAAAAAGAGGGATGAATTTGGAAGTAATACAAGGTTATGAATGGATCTGTGGATCCATCAAACGCCTTTGCTGGAAACCTTCTGCCTCGAATAGTCCTAAAAATTTCTAGCATTTTCAGAATACTTATTAATATTTCCTCTGGCCCAAATTTTCTCCTTCCTTGATCAAGAAAAGTAATTGCCTTATTAATGGCCTTGCATGCTTGGCATATTCTAAATCTGAACTTCTCTGAATACAACTCAACTACTGTACCCTAAGTTTTATTTTGGCTCCTGAACTTTTTCTGCACTTCAGCCCTTTCAGAAAACTCTTCCTGTCTGTAACAAAGGAATACTTGCTTAGAATGGACAATGGATAACAGAAACTGGGCTTTGTCTAATTAATCTGTTTTAATCAGCTTTCGCAGAAGTAGCTGACAATAGTACTTCATAGATTAAACAAAGTGATGGACAGGACAGGTGAGTGACCAGTATTTTAGGTTACTTACCAAGTGTTTGAATTGCTGGCTTAATCCGCAAGTCAATTTTATGCTCTACTCCTgcctgaaatgaaaaagaagagagagttGCTAAAAGTGGTCAAGAAATAACCTGTTAGTATGTTGCACTTGGGGAATGACTGATGTTCAGGTCATTTTCTATTTCTAGGTTCCAGACACTACTTATTTGTCTGCCCAAACTAAACTCTTTCAGCTTCCTTTAATGATAAGAATACTACTGTGTGAAAGTGCAAgttgaaaatactgaaatctCTTCACCTGTAAATGCTGCTGTCCCAGATGTGTAACAGGAGATGCTGCTTACCTCCTTCCACAGTGGCTTTCCAATTTTGGCATAGTCCTCGTTTATATCACAGGCAATAACTCGGCCATTATCTGGCAGGACAAGTGCCATATTCAGGGCATTATAACCTGTGAAAACCCCTAGGAAAATCATAAGAGTCATCAACACCTACcatattgtggaaaaaaataaataagtagtGAACTACAGGGCTCTCTTGAGGAATAAAATCCCCAAAGGAGTCAAGGATGGCAATTTGTTAATGGATAGTAAAGGCTTTTCCCTCCATTTTGATGTTATGGTGGGTTGGGAGAAACTTTTGTCTCCTGGACAGACAAGGCAGAGTAAGGTCTTGCTTTTCTGACCAAAAGTaactggaaaagcagcaaaataccAGGGCATCATAAGAGCCAGGCTAATAACAAAGATGGTGGGAACCCACAGCTGGCTGTCCAGTATCAATCTGGCTTTGGGACTACCTGTTACCATAGGTGCATCATGAAAAGTGGATTGGTTACATGGCCTGTGCAGCCAAATACTTTGTTCTGGCAAGAAACTAATACAGGAAGGAAAGAATACACCCTGTCCTGGAACTGCTGGAGACCGAGGTGGTCTATTGATCTCATTTTTTCAGACTGCCTCAGAACTGATGAACCATCCATGCTGATGCCAGAACTACCGAATGCACAAAGTGGCAAGTGCAAATCAACACTCCTATTCATGCGGTAGTTTGCCCACCTCTTTGCCAAGACAGGTATGCAGTGCCTCACTGCATTTGGCTATCTTGTGTTAAACATGACTGTATTTGGAGAAGAACAGTCAGGAGTTTTATTCTGCTACAAGTGACACTCTTACCTATTTCAATAACTTTCTTGGCTTTAATGAGTTTGACTAAGTTTGCCATAAGCTGGGCCTGGTCACAAGACACCATCATTCTGCCCCAGGGATGTTCAGCAGTGAGctagagagggggaaaaaaaccaacacattGTAACAAACAAACTCCAAAGCTACCAAACCAATATtctagggaaaagaaaaaagtgaaactCCAGGGAAAAGAGATACCTCCACCTTCTCTCTCTGGATGGCTTTGTGCACCATCCATGAGCCAGAAATTGGTTTAACTGTAACTAAGGAGGGTGTGGTGTGTGTCATAAACAGTAAACATTCAAAGCAGTAATAAGCCCCACCAAAGTTACCATGGCTGTGGCAAACTCAGCAATGTTTATAACTGGTGAAAAATCATAGAGAAACCTTGACTGTGAAAGtcctttatttctgtgaatGTACATAAACAGGTGCACTTCCTTCAAGACATGTAGAATGTTTTTATGAACTGCTGGGTACTGCCTGTTGCCAAAGGTCAGACCACATAGTTCTGGTTACACAGTGCAGAGTTGGAGGAGCTGTACCCATGTCAGGGTGGAAGGGCTCCTGGCACTGAGGAGGGGGCAATGGGAGAAGTACAGCTGTGCCATGCCAGTTGACGGGAAAGTATGTCCTCCCATTTCCGTTCTGCCTCTGGAGTTCATTCCAAccaacctgttccagtacttAGCATTTAATTGATTTTATACAGGAGCAATTTGTTTCACCTGAAATAACTCAATCCTGAGTCACAATGTCATGTCTTATCTTTGATACTGTAGCCTGCTGGAGGATATCACCTCTCTGAGCTACAGGTTCTTTATATGCCAACtaaaatgaacagaaattatCTGTTCAAGTCAAAATCCAGTGCAGCCCAAGCAAATGGACTTGGGAGACATGGATAGAAAGATGTGTATGCCAGTACCATTAAATACTCACCTAGGTAGCCCTGAACATTGAAGAGTCTGGGTATTACCAGTTCAAAAAACTCCCTATGCAAATAAGATAGAGGAAGGAGTGTCCCAAGGATCCCAGCAGTtcagggggagctgggggtgatACTGACCAGACGCAGCTTCTTTAGAACTGGATGTTCCCGCAAAGAGTGATCCAGTATGTATTGCCAGAGAGGACTGCTTTTCCCAATAAAACTCTTGGATGATTTGGGTGTCCCAAAACCTAAAGAAGGGTATCTTTTACCTACAAAAAATAAGGCATAAgaacatttttacttttcagttaTTGCCTTTCTAAATAAAGCAAGCATTGATGTATTACTAAAGGTTAAAAAGTTCTTTGCTCTAAAAAAACTGTGAACGTGGAAAATGCAATGTAGCGGAACAGCTCAGTGGGCTGCCCTTTTTTTCCGCCCCTTTCTCTTTAACCTCTAAGATGTTCAGCCTGCAAAGGCTCAAAGGGAAAGGCTGTTGTGTTGTTCAGTGGCTGATGTGATGGTTATAAGCTGCCATACTCTTACAGGACAAgtttaaacagagaaaaatgaatgaGAGTATTTTCTTAGTCTGGGGCCCTTGTTTTGCAGATGAAAGGAAACTGCTGGGGTTTAGGGCTGTCAGCTGATGTATCTTCTCAAGTCTCGTGTTCTCCTCATGGCACTGTCCTGCCCTCTAGCCAGGGGAAATCTGGTATTGTTCAATGGCTTGTTTAGCATGAAACCAGTAGGCAAACAAAGTAGGTGCTGGAAGTTGAAGCTGAAGGACCCTTGAATGTCTATTCAGATACAGAACTGATTACAGCTTTGATGCCCAATGCTTCTTTTACCAAATGGGTCAAATATACAAACATATGTCCTAGTAGTTATTAAATAGCAAGTAGTTATTTTAATAGCAAGTTATCCTTGTTATTGAAACCCACTTATATTTTGAGGGATTTATTTTCTGCTAACGGCTGTGTTTTGCAGACGATCACGCCGAGGTGGAGATGATTTCAGCAACTGGCTTGAAGTCAAAGGGTAAGTAAGCAAGTGGTGGAGTTACAAACCCAGCATCAGTTTGCTTTCCCTGGAGGATCGTTCTTCCGCTGATCGCGGGGAATGAAAGCGAAACTGTTCCTGGAAGACAATGCTGGGAGCAAGGCCCGCACCGCGGCGTTCCAGGGATGCCAAACGCACGCAGGCAGGGGCCGGGCGGGCAACACATCCTAGTCTTGGCTGGCACCTTGGCCCCGGCCCCACACTGCGGTGGCTGGATTATACGGAGCGGCTTGGGCTCTAAGAGCATCAGTGTATTTACTGCCGTAGCTTAGCGAAATAAACCCCTGCCCGTAGGGCAGCACCAAGGGGTCTGCTCCCCCGACGGCCGCTCGGCTGCACTCGCGGCGGCTCCTGCCCGGCCCGGGGGAACCTGCCCCGGCGCTGCGGTCCCCGCGCCCTCAGCGGTGGGGACACAAGGAAGGCGCAGCCCCCACGTCTCACGTGTGTGGCGGGTGCTGGGGGGCGCTGCTTACCTGCCAGCACACCCGTGGCAAAGGCAATCCCCAGCATCGCCGTCCCGACGGCCACTTCTTTGGGCACGCTGAGGAGCGGCATGTCGGAGCCgggcaggctggagagggagcgGCGCAGCCCGGGCGGGCACAcgtgggatggggagggagcgGCTCAGTCAGG
Above is a window of Pithys albifrons albifrons isolate INPA30051 chromosome 9, PitAlb_v1, whole genome shotgun sequence DNA encoding:
- the COMTD1 gene encoding catechol O-methyltransferase domain-containing protein 1, producing MPLLSVPKEVAVGTAMLGIAFATGVLAGKRYPSLGFGTPKSSKSFIGKSSPLWQYILDHSLREHPVLKKLRLLTAEHPWGRMMVSCDQAQLMANLVKLIKAKKVIEIGVFTGYNALNMALVLPDNGRVIACDINEDYAKIGKPLWKEAGVEHKIDLRIKPAIQTLDELLASGEAETFDFAFIDADKESYNEYYEKCLRLVKKGGIIAIDNVLFSGKVLKPSKDDLAVQSIHRLNEKLLRDSRVSISMLPMADGVTLAFKL